One segment of Cololabis saira isolate AMF1-May2022 chromosome 9, fColSai1.1, whole genome shotgun sequence DNA contains the following:
- the LOC133451329 gene encoding G2/M phase-specific E3 ubiquitin-protein ligase-like: MEKRLAKKPLISSEGLQITPNLPGFRDGLMSLGFLDALQRYPLQMKCLFVKAEKSLTAADVENLFRIIHSERGSNAFQEECCTLAFWQDYLQDAECENNVSLADILIFLTGCDSVPALGFSPKPSLPDFPQANTCENILRIPVHAVYTAFKSDMDFAIRNSPGFGRA; this comes from the exons atggagaagcggctcgcaaaaaaacccctaatatcttccgaaggactccaaattacaccaaacttgcctgg GTTCAGAGATGGCTTAATGTCACTAGGTTTCCTGGACGCTCTACAGAGATACCCTCTGCAGATGAAGTGCCTTTTTGTGAAGGCTGAAAAGAGTTTAACAGCAGCTGATGTAGAGAATCTCTTCAGGATTATTCACTCTGAAAGAGGGAGTAATGCATTCCAAGAAGAGTGCTGTACCCTGGCTTTCTGGCAAGATTACCTTCAGGATGCTGAAT GTGAAAACAATGTCTCTCTGGCGGATATTCTCATTTTCCTTACTGGATGTGACAGTGTTCCAGCACTGGGCTTCTCTCCAAAGCCAAGCCTTCCCGATTTTCCACAGGCGAATACTTGTGAAAATATTCTTCGCATTCCAGTTCATGCAGTATACACTGCTTTCAAATCTGATATGGATTTTGCCATACGCAATTCACCAGGGTTTGGAAGAGCCTGA